The Calliopsis andreniformis isolate RMS-2024a chromosome 7, iyCalAndr_principal, whole genome shotgun sequence region ACGAGTTTTCTTTTTCCACAGTGCTCCCGCTGTTCGCGTTCATTTTGTGGTTCATTGGTCCACGAAAGTATCGAGTCCGATTAATTGAAGAGGACAATTTGTAACGTGGATGTCGCAATTGACTGTCTCCAAGATTGATTTGCCATCACTGACATACGGCCTGAAATTAAGCTATGATCAGTGCCTGATTTACGTGATACATCTTCTTAGTCATGGAATCAAATACTCACCCcacaagtaattttaatattttcgctATAACTCCCTCCCTTTGGCTCACGTAGTCCATGGCTTCACAAAGGTTCTTCAATAGACAGGATCTGCCATCGAACCCATGGCTGCAGAAGTTTTTCAAAAATCAAATTAGGTATTCAGTACTGAGCCTAGGCTATCAAAAAATTCACCATACAGAATATTATACTGTAGTACAAATCTAACCTAGGCCTAATTCCAAAACTTCAATGACTAATAATATTAAACCTCCTCTGCCTCATTCTCTGCGTCTACTTAAGTACTCAATCTCCCCAGCCCACAAAGTCCCACCCCCCAATGACCTCATCAGCCTCTCCAACAGTTCCACATTCGGTTCCAAATACCCAAGAAACCTCAAAAAACAGACATCGCGGAGCACAGACACCTAGGAGCAAGGGAGCCTAATGGAGAAGGAAGGAAACGAGATCGTCTATCGGAAGTCGACTGGCTTGTACCATTGGCCAATCCGTAATCCAGACCGGAAGCCCTCGGCCAGACGGCCAGGAATCCATCCGCCAGGCCTCCCTAGGTCTAGTCAGGATCAGCGCGGATGCACAGCAATTTCCCCTGCTCCCAGGCTTCCACACGGGTCGCTACCATCCCCTGCATTATTCACGGGCTATTAAACTATTTATTACCTTTCGTAGAGGAGCTCCACGGCCTCGTGGATGTCGGCGATGGACCTACCGAATCGGCGCGCGTCGGTGGGAAGCTCCCACACCACTTTGAAGCCAGCGGCCTGGGCGAAGATCGTCGTTGTCGGGAACAGGGTGATCTTGAAGTTCAGTCTGTACTGAAAGCAGAACTCGTCGCGTTAATAGCTGTCGGCCGTTTGGGGCTAATGGGTCGATGGCAGCGAGCGAGTGACTTTCTGAGGGATTCGAGGCTTCTCGGGGAATTTAGCGAGGATGATCCTAGGAGAGCTTTCAGGGGTTGTAAAGTGCTGTGAGGGAGTTAATCATTTTTGAGGAACTTGGTTTCAACATTTTTGTTCCTGAGGGCCAACCTAGCTTAAGTCCTTTTTTGTTGGTTTTGGTATGACTGATTCACAAGTAAGTAGCTACTTGAATCTTTCGTTGTGAGTGgttgaataaataattatataaaattatgGAACGAACACAAAGTTTCAGACTGAGGGATTTCATTTTTGTGAAGAAATAGGGGAGCTACTTCTAAAGCTACCAATATCGCGATCTCCGCAAAAACCGCCGCCCGCTGGCCACGATTCCAATATCGAATCGCCACCGTGTAAAAAGACGTGGGAAAGGAGGACACGTAATATCCACAGCTTGTAAGCTGTCCAAGGCTGCACCTGAAATTTCAATTCCAGATCGACAACAGGGTATAGAGGGCGGACTTGAGTGTTCCCAAGTTCCCTCTCTAGCTGAGAGCGGGAGGTAGTGGCTCTACAGCCTCGAACAATTTTCATATCTTCACTCTTTTTAAATAAGGAAATAGATGCTAGAAGTCTCGAAAATTAACCCATATTTAACAATTTTCTTTGATATATGTATACTAAAACTCGCTACTGAACGCTGCATCGCTGATTTCATCGTACCGTAGAATTtcacttgagaatctctcgCGTTATCTGCAGAGAATGatcaaataattataatcaaaTGGCAGTATTAAACGTCAAAAACATCGTAGCAGAAATATTTCACACATTTATTGCAAAAGTCAATGAAGACTACTTTCCCAGAAAGAATTACTGTTCAGAGATCAGATGGTCCATAGAAACAATGCAGATTTTATGGGTACAAAGAACCATCTCCTAATCTCTGAACAATATATTCTCCTTCATTTTAATCTCTGCCTAGAGCTTTCTTCATCAACCCTGTCGAGGTCGCAAAAACTCCCCAGCGAATTTCCAATTCATAAACCCtcgaataataaaaatactgcaCGCGCTGCATTCCCTGCGTTGCATAATCCCCGATCGAATGCATGAATGCGTTCAGTTCTGTCGAAAGGGAACGATGATAAATTGCAGGAGTCCTCGCACGCGATACACTCCGATTCAATCTCCCCGAGCATTCTTAAACTCGCGCGACGATTTTTCCACCCCCTTTCACGCTCCTTCGTTATGCATGCGCCCTCAGAAGCAGGGAAACAGAAACTCGGCCATTTTAGCCTCACACAGGATCCTCGGTGGAATCGGTATCCTCTGACTCCTCAAAGGCAGCCGAGAACCTGTTTTCCAGCTACACCTGGGCAAATTGAATAATCCTTCACGGTCGTGTGCGGAATAATTAACAAGGTAATTGGAGGATTTCGGGCCTGCAAGACAGAGTGGCCTTTGTCCTGACGTCAAGCTGGTTTCGTCGGAGGGGGGCTCGTTGGACATCAGATAATTCTCACTATGGGAGGACTCTTCGCGCAATCTTCGACAAACGAGACACATTATTTCGGAATTTCTGATAGAATATCAACCTAAAACAGAACTATGAAGAGGTCGTCCCACGCGAAATTGGACACTTTTTGGAGTAGCGTCTCAGATATTGTTCAAATTCGGATATGTTGTAGTCCTTAGGGATGTTTAAACATATCTCAAAGGGTTTTTCAAAGTTTTTTAAATTATGGTTTTCACAGCTACAGACGGACTGTTCCTAGAATTTTAAAGCTTATGAAATGTAACATATAAATAATAACTAACATGGTATTATTAGTGATCTCAGTCTTACGTAATATATATATTTGAACTCGTGCTAGGAGACCAGTACTGGCATCGAGTGCCTTTTCAGCATCGATTGTCGCGAGGGATCCACTTCGCGCCCATGCAAATTCCCCGAGAGAATAAGTGTCCCCTTACGCTCTATCCAGGAATTAACCTCTCGTTTAACCTATCGTGGATGAAGAGCGCCCGTGTACGGTCTCCTTGCCGCGTTATTATTGCGCGCCGCACGCCCACGCCGTGGCGTATCGATTTACGGTCGCTGATCTGAAATTCAGCCGCTGTCTCGTACATTAGGGGGCTTCATAGCGCGCGTGCAACCGTAGCGTCGATACCACAGTGCAGTTGCTCGTAAGTGCGCTGGATCATCGCGAGTCGCATAACTCTGCTGAGGGGAGAGCAGCCTACCGCGGCCAGCCGCAGCTGCCGCAAACTCGACCCTCGGAAATCGTAAACAATCGCTGCTATTGTTTGCTTGCAA contains the following coding sequences:
- the LOC143181832 gene encoding uncharacterized protein LOC143181832; this translates as MRLLFWTILWLSLVTVAEKVAAGRATRSLAFKKGSSFFYRLNFKITLFPTTTIFAQAAGFKVVWELPTDARRFGRSIADIHEAVELLYESHGFDGRSCLLKNLCEAMDYVSQREGVIAKILKLLVGPYVSDGKSILETVNCDIHVTNCPLQLIGLDTFVDQ